The proteins below are encoded in one region of Cystobacter ferrugineus:
- a CDS encoding cytochrome P450, which translates to MTTPQPLSGPRITPVQTFRFVRDTTRFFLDCRARYGDPFTAPLPVGNVVITGDPEGIRDIFSADPALFEPLGQLPLAPAVGDNSLLLMAGQRHKRERKLLMPPFHGERMRTYGQLMREITLRSVETLRPGGPVRAQELTQSISLEVIIRAVFGIEEPERVRRYREVLVGYMESYTPLLMMAVPLRRSFGGMGPWARFQRHVAELDQLLTEELATRRGHEAGHTDILSLLLAARDEEGQPMADLELKDELRTLLIAGHETTAIGMAWALYHLHRAPGTMQRLLEELAPLGPRPDPEALVKLPYLTAVCDEALRIHPVVPVVSRRTVAPFTLRGHVLPPGTGVMAAICLAHVDPVLYPEPESFRPERFLERKYSPFEYLPFGGGARRCIGAAFAQYEMRIVLGSLLAAYRFSPANGTPERPVRRNITIGPGRGVELVYEGPRQGALA; encoded by the coding sequence ATGACCACCCCGCAGCCGCTGTCCGGACCCCGCATCACTCCGGTGCAGACGTTCCGCTTCGTCCGGGACACCACCCGCTTCTTCCTCGACTGCCGCGCGCGCTACGGGGATCCGTTCACCGCGCCGCTGCCGGTGGGCAACGTGGTCATCACCGGGGACCCGGAGGGCATCCGCGACATCTTCAGCGCGGACCCGGCCCTCTTCGAGCCACTGGGCCAGCTCCCCCTGGCCCCCGCGGTGGGAGACAACTCGCTGCTGCTGATGGCCGGGCAGCGCCACAAGCGCGAGCGCAAGCTGCTCATGCCCCCCTTCCACGGCGAGCGCATGCGCACCTATGGGCAGCTCATGCGGGAAATCACCCTGCGTTCGGTGGAGACGCTGCGTCCGGGAGGCCCCGTCCGTGCCCAGGAGCTCACCCAGTCCATCTCCCTGGAGGTCATCATCCGCGCCGTGTTCGGCATCGAGGAGCCGGAGCGCGTGCGGCGCTACCGCGAGGTGCTGGTGGGCTACATGGAGTCCTATACCCCACTGCTGATGATGGCGGTGCCGCTGCGGCGCTCCTTCGGGGGCATGGGCCCCTGGGCCCGCTTCCAGCGCCACGTGGCGGAGCTGGACCAGTTGCTGACCGAGGAGCTCGCCACCCGGCGCGGACACGAAGCGGGCCACACCGACATCCTCAGCCTGCTGCTCGCCGCGCGGGACGAGGAGGGCCAGCCCATGGCCGACCTGGAGCTGAAGGACGAGCTGCGCACCCTGCTCATCGCCGGCCACGAGACGACGGCCATCGGCATGGCCTGGGCCCTCTACCACCTGCACCGCGCCCCCGGGACGATGCAGCGGCTGCTGGAGGAACTCGCCCCGCTGGGTCCGCGGCCCGATCCGGAGGCGCTCGTGAAGCTGCCCTACCTCACCGCGGTGTGTGACGAGGCGCTGCGCATCCACCCCGTCGTGCCCGTGGTGAGCCGCCGCACCGTGGCCCCCTTCACCCTGCGCGGGCACGTGCTGCCGCCCGGCACGGGCGTCATGGCCGCCATCTGCCTGGCGCACGTGGACCCGGTGCTCTACCCCGAGCCCGAGAGCTTCCGTCCCGAGCGCTTCCTGGAGCGCAAGTACTCGCCCTTCGAGTACCTGCCCTTTGGCGGCGGGGCACGGCGCTGCATCGGAGCCGCCTTCGCGCAGTACGAGATGCGCATCGTCCTCGGCTCGCTGCTGGCCGCGTACCGCTTCTCGCCCGCCAACGGCACGCCGGAGCGCCCGGTACGCCGCAACATCACCATCGGCCCCGGAAGAGGCGTGGAGCTGGTGTATGAGGGGCCGCGGCAGGGAGCCCTCGCATGA
- a CDS encoding type IV pilin protein, giving the protein MHRPPLRKHQGFTLIEFMLVVAMLSLLAVIAIPNFLKRQTLSKQAEAKANLKAWFSAQRAYHEEYGSYSEQVHTVGFLPERGNRYAYYFSFFKTCITRQASGVIDPPNANCVTVDGAEFPGDLMPTPVTPLAISYVGAGADPGMPGLNRCTGTNCNISGLAAGNIDDESPGTDTWWISTKDTSRLAMLCGNNETASVAGEPYLSYNDEVCDD; this is encoded by the coding sequence ATGCATCGTCCCCCCCTTCGCAAGCACCAAGGCTTCACGCTCATCGAGTTCATGCTCGTGGTGGCCATGCTCAGCCTCCTCGCCGTCATCGCCATCCCGAACTTCCTCAAGCGCCAGACCCTCTCCAAGCAGGCCGAGGCCAAGGCCAACCTGAAGGCCTGGTTCTCCGCACAGCGCGCCTACCACGAGGAGTACGGCAGCTACTCGGAGCAGGTGCACACGGTGGGCTTCCTGCCCGAGCGGGGCAACCGCTACGCCTACTACTTCTCGTTCTTCAAGACCTGCATCACCCGCCAGGCGTCGGGCGTCATCGATCCCCCGAACGCCAACTGCGTCACCGTCGACGGGGCGGAGTTCCCGGGCGACCTGATGCCCACTCCCGTCACGCCGCTCGCCATCAGTTACGTGGGCGCGGGCGCGGACCCGGGCATGCCCGGCCTCAACCGCTGCACAGGTACCAACTGCAACATCTCCGGTCTGGCCGCTGGCAACATCGACGACGAGTCCCCGGGCACCGACACCTGGTGGATCTCGACCAAGGACACCAGCCGGCTCGCCATGCTCTGCGGCAACAATGAGACCGCGAGCGTTGCCGGCGAGCCGTACCTCTCCTACAACGACGAAGTCTGCGACGACTGA
- a CDS encoding MFS transporter produces the protein MTSAAASPPADSSALRIPGYRTFLITFMLAMMADNIEHVISYWVAFQKFHSAALGGFAVVSHWLPFLMFSVPVGALNDRFDSRRLIQGGMALFIIASVGWGYFFVTDSLRLWHAMVLLTIHGCAGVLWSTSSQMLLYDIVGAGSLPSAVRLNATARYLGVLVGPGVGSLIMKTLGPTQGIFVNTLFYLPLLFWLVSAPYGRHFRGVTAGPKRAVRGLADIVQTIRDVRGMPMVAGMVLLAGAASFFIGNSYQAQMPGFAHDLGHGDPGTAYTLLLAADAAGALLAGVLLETRGTWLPTEASSAMKIALLWGCSLFTFAFMRSYPAAIAVLFLAGFFELSFSSMTQALVQLNAPDAIRGRVLGLFSMSASGLRAFSGVTVGLLGSVTNTHISLAVSALAFVAVAGLLFFRARQQGA, from the coding sequence ATGACCTCCGCTGCGGCCTCCCCTCCTGCTGATTCGAGCGCGCTCCGAATCCCTGGATACCGGACCTTCCTCATCACGTTCATGTTGGCGATGATGGCCGACAACATCGAGCACGTGATCAGCTACTGGGTGGCGTTCCAGAAGTTCCACTCGGCGGCGCTGGGAGGCTTCGCGGTGGTGTCCCACTGGCTGCCCTTCCTGATGTTCTCGGTGCCGGTGGGCGCGCTCAACGACCGGTTCGATTCCCGGCGCCTCATCCAGGGCGGGATGGCGCTCTTCATCATCGCCTCCGTGGGATGGGGATACTTCTTCGTCACGGATTCCTTGCGCCTGTGGCACGCGATGGTCCTGCTCACGATTCACGGCTGCGCGGGGGTTCTCTGGAGCACCTCCAGCCAGATGTTGCTCTACGACATCGTGGGCGCGGGCTCCCTGCCCAGCGCGGTGCGCCTGAACGCGACGGCGCGTTATCTCGGGGTGCTGGTGGGCCCCGGAGTGGGCAGCCTCATCATGAAGACGCTCGGGCCGACCCAGGGCATCTTCGTCAACACGCTGTTCTATCTGCCCCTGCTGTTCTGGCTGGTGAGCGCCCCCTATGGCCGGCACTTTCGCGGGGTGACGGCGGGCCCCAAGCGGGCCGTCCGGGGCCTCGCCGACATCGTCCAGACCATCCGCGACGTGCGCGGGATGCCCATGGTCGCGGGCATGGTGCTGCTGGCGGGGGCGGCGTCCTTCTTCATCGGCAACAGCTACCAGGCGCAGATGCCGGGCTTCGCCCATGACCTGGGCCATGGAGACCCCGGTACGGCCTATACGCTCCTGCTGGCGGCGGATGCGGCCGGAGCCCTGCTCGCGGGCGTCCTGCTCGAGACACGCGGCACCTGGCTGCCCACGGAGGCGTCTTCCGCGATGAAGATTGCATTGCTCTGGGGCTGCTCGCTCTTCACGTTCGCGTTCATGCGCTCGTATCCGGCGGCGATCGCCGTGCTGTTCCTGGCCGGGTTCTTCGAGCTGTCCTTCAGCAGCATGACCCAGGCGCTCGTGCAACTGAATGCTCCGGACGCCATCCGAGGCCGCGTGTTGGGGCTCTTCAGCATGTCGGCCTCCGGCCTGCGGGCGTTCAGCGGCGTGACGGTGGGGCTGTTGGGGAGCGTGACCAACACGCACATATCGCTCGCGGTGTCGGCCCTGGCCTTCGTGGCGGTGGCGGGCCTGCTGTTCTTCCGCGCACGCCAGCAGGGCGCATAG
- a CDS encoding GNAT family N-acetyltransferase, whose product MPSLVLIRPARAEDAPALGRMGGRLVRMHHALDTRRFMRPEEDVESGYQWWLSRELARPRAVVLVAERDGALLGYAYGTAESRDWNALRDAHGELHDLWVEEAARGAGVGARLAEELVRRLRALGVPRVMLMAAGGNESARRLFTRLGWRPTMVEMTREVEPPDGA is encoded by the coding sequence GTGCCGTCCCTGGTGCTCATCCGTCCCGCGCGGGCCGAGGACGCCCCGGCCCTCGGCCGCATGGGCGGCCGGCTCGTGCGGATGCACCACGCCCTGGACACCCGGCGCTTCATGAGGCCGGAAGAGGACGTGGAGTCCGGTTACCAGTGGTGGCTGAGCCGGGAGCTCGCGCGCCCGCGCGCCGTGGTGCTCGTGGCCGAGCGGGACGGCGCGCTCTTGGGCTATGCCTATGGCACCGCCGAGTCGCGGGATTGGAACGCCCTGCGGGACGCGCATGGCGAGCTGCACGACCTGTGGGTGGAGGAAGCCGCGCGGGGCGCCGGGGTGGGGGCGCGGCTGGCCGAGGAGCTGGTGCGGCGGCTGCGCGCCCTGGGCGTGCCGCGGGTGATGCTGATGGCCGCGGGGGGCAACGAGTCCGCGCGGCGGCTCTTCACCCGGCTCGGCTGGCGCCCCACCATGGTGGAGATGACGCGCGAGGTGGAGCCGCCGGACGGGGCCTGA
- a CDS encoding TetR/AcrR family transcriptional regulator has protein sequence MTEVDDARARILEKAEQCFLAHGYSRVTMDDIATELRMSKKTLYRHFSSKEALGEAAIEAIFARIREELRAILEDERRDFGERLESFARTLTGHYARGAAVLRDLQRDAPALWQKLLELRRQSIQARFGAFVAAGVKAGALRSDVEPRLVIRMVLTLVDQLMRPDVLAELEMTAEQLFPRMLGVVLDGIRTKPEGRPPPANKPRGPRT, from the coding sequence ATGACGGAAGTGGACGATGCGCGCGCGCGCATCCTGGAGAAGGCCGAGCAGTGCTTCCTCGCCCACGGCTACTCGCGCGTGACGATGGATGACATCGCCACCGAGCTGCGGATGAGCAAGAAGACGCTCTACCGGCACTTCTCCAGCAAGGAGGCGCTGGGCGAGGCGGCCATCGAGGCCATCTTCGCCCGCATCCGCGAGGAGCTGCGGGCCATCCTCGAGGACGAGCGGCGCGACTTCGGCGAGCGGCTGGAGTCCTTCGCGCGGACGCTGACGGGCCACTACGCACGCGGGGCCGCGGTGCTCCGGGACTTGCAGCGGGACGCCCCCGCGCTCTGGCAGAAGCTGCTGGAGCTGCGGCGCCAGTCGATACAGGCCCGCTTCGGTGCGTTCGTCGCCGCGGGGGTGAAGGCGGGTGCACTGCGCTCGGACGTGGAGCCCCGGCTCGTCATCCGCATGGTGCTCACCCTGGTGGACCAGCTCATGCGGCCCGACGTGCTGGCCGAGCTGGAGATGACGGCGGAGCAACTCTTCCCCCGCATGCTGGGCGTGGTGCTCGACGGCATCCGCACGAAGCCAGAGGGTCGCCCTCCCCCGGCGAACAAGCCACGCGGCCCACGCACCTGA
- a CDS encoding SDR family NAD(P)-dependent oxidoreductase, with protein MRTHLVTGANSGLGLETVRALAGKNERVIMAVRDLGRGEAARAEILREHPRAVLELEQVDLANLDSVRALGAKQLGLDVLINNAGLGTAPLQRTAEGVYAQFGANHLGHFLLTALLLPRLEKGTDPRVVTVTSGFGRKGKMNLDNLDASQGYSQGTAYMQSKLANTLFGAELDRRLRAKGSPVKSVLAHPGVAATPMQQKPTGWVGIASRAVSALFGRPAANGALPTLEAADGANVRSGEVYGPGKGRTDPARREETWSSMRDLEGARALWERSEQLTKMRFLPPSP; from the coding sequence ATGAGAACTCATCTCGTCACAGGGGCCAACAGCGGCCTCGGTCTGGAAACGGTGCGCGCACTCGCGGGGAAGAACGAGCGCGTCATCATGGCGGTGCGCGACCTTGGCCGTGGAGAAGCCGCACGGGCGGAGATCCTCCGTGAGCATCCGAGGGCGGTGCTCGAACTCGAGCAGGTCGATCTCGCCAACCTCGACAGCGTGCGTGCACTCGGCGCGAAGCAGCTCGGGCTCGACGTGCTGATCAACAACGCCGGCCTCGGCACCGCGCCGCTGCAGCGGACGGCCGAGGGCGTGTACGCGCAGTTTGGAGCGAACCACCTCGGACATTTCCTGCTCACCGCGTTGCTGTTGCCGCGGCTCGAGAAGGGCACCGACCCGCGCGTGGTGACGGTGACTTCCGGCTTCGGCCGCAAGGGGAAGATGAACCTCGACAACCTCGACGCGAGTCAGGGCTACAGCCAGGGCACGGCGTACATGCAGAGCAAGCTCGCCAATACGCTGTTCGGCGCGGAACTCGACCGCCGCCTCCGCGCGAAGGGCTCGCCGGTGAAGAGCGTGCTCGCGCACCCGGGGGTGGCGGCGACGCCGATGCAGCAGAAGCCGACGGGGTGGGTGGGCATCGCGTCGCGCGCGGTCAGTGCGTTGTTCGGCCGGCCCGCGGCGAACGGTGCGTTGCCGACCCTCGAAGCGGCTGATGGCGCGAACGTGCGGAGCGGCGAAGTCTACGGCCCGGGAAAGGGGAGGACCGACCCCGCGCGCAGGGAGGAGACCTGGTCGTCGATGCGTGACCTCGAGGGGGCGCGCGCGCTGTGGGAGCGCTCGGAGCAGCTCACGAAGATGCGCTTCCTGCCTCCCTCCCCCTGA
- a CDS encoding DUF2019 domain-containing protein produces the protein MVRNLEKLVEEFAENMAAQTDAIKRGDAKTGNKHANRYMAALKKLRSEGNAGRDALSVLLKHPRSDVRVGAAAFLLRYRTAEAKAVLEAAASGGGVAAINATMTLKHWEEGTWSLDTE, from the coding sequence ATGGTGAGGAACCTAGAGAAGCTCGTGGAGGAATTTGCGGAGAACATGGCCGCGCAGACAGATGCGATAAAGAGAGGGGATGCCAAGACCGGCAACAAGCACGCTAATCGTTACATGGCTGCGCTTAAGAAATTGCGGTCAGAGGGCAATGCCGGACGTGACGCGCTCTCCGTCCTGCTTAAGCATCCGCGCTCGGATGTGCGAGTCGGTGCTGCTGCGTTCCTACTGCGCTACCGGACAGCAGAGGCAAAAGCGGTGCTAGAGGCAGCCGCTAGCGGGGGCGGAGTTGCGGCTATCAATGCGACCATGACCCTGAAACATTGGGAGGAAGGCACATGGAGCCTGGATACTGAGTAG
- a CDS encoding hybrid sensor histidine kinase/response regulator — protein MSAPITPNRRILVVDDNQAIHQDFRKILCPPPATAALDAMEAALFGDVAAAPVDAGFVVDSAYQGEEGVGLVKAALAQGKPYALAFVDIRMPPGIDGVETALRLWKEDEDLQVVLCSAYSDYSWEEMTQRLGISQRLLILRKPFDNIEVRQLAHALSEKWSLLRQSHKRMEDLKQEVQEWTRELAVANDRLRKEMEDRARLEARLVQAQRLEALGRLTAGLAHEINNPLSVIMASVGFLRSELDESAKGGRPVDASELSDVCADALIGAERILRIVNDFRLFSRLDGEPQKQVDLRDVLDHALSGASYNLGPRARVIRDFQDIPPVWGSEQGLEQVFLGLLNNAGYAIKEGAEPQVCISAHQREDWVMVEVRDNGVGIPPEHLGRIFDPFFTTKPPGTGTGLGLSICYGIISGLGGAIEVDSTPGKGSTFRVKLPRAPAESSSASV, from the coding sequence ATGAGTGCCCCCATCACACCCAATCGCCGTATCCTCGTGGTGGACGACAACCAGGCCATCCACCAGGATTTCCGCAAGATTCTCTGCCCCCCGCCGGCCACCGCCGCGCTGGACGCCATGGAGGCCGCGCTCTTCGGGGACGTGGCGGCGGCGCCCGTGGACGCGGGCTTCGTGGTGGACTCGGCCTACCAGGGCGAGGAGGGCGTGGGGTTGGTGAAGGCCGCCCTGGCCCAGGGCAAGCCGTACGCGCTGGCCTTCGTGGACATCCGCATGCCTCCGGGCATCGACGGCGTGGAGACGGCGCTGCGTCTGTGGAAGGAGGACGAGGACCTGCAGGTGGTGCTCTGCTCGGCCTACTCCGACTACTCCTGGGAGGAGATGACGCAGCGGCTGGGCATCAGCCAGCGCCTGCTCATCCTCCGCAAGCCCTTCGACAACATCGAGGTGCGTCAGCTCGCGCACGCGCTCAGCGAGAAGTGGAGCCTCTTGCGCCAGAGCCACAAGCGCATGGAGGACCTCAAGCAGGAGGTGCAGGAGTGGACGCGCGAGCTGGCGGTGGCCAATGACCGGCTGCGCAAGGAGATGGAGGATCGCGCCAGGCTCGAGGCCCGGCTGGTGCAAGCCCAGCGCCTGGAGGCGCTCGGGCGGCTGACGGCGGGCCTGGCGCATGAAATCAACAACCCCTTGAGCGTCATCATGGCGAGCGTGGGCTTCCTGCGCTCGGAGCTGGACGAGTCCGCCAAGGGAGGACGGCCGGTGGACGCGAGCGAGCTGAGTGACGTGTGCGCCGACGCGCTCATCGGCGCCGAGCGCATCCTGCGCATCGTCAATGACTTCCGGCTCTTCTCCCGGCTGGACGGCGAGCCGCAGAAGCAGGTGGACCTGCGCGACGTGCTCGACCACGCGCTCTCCGGGGCGAGCTACAACCTGGGGCCCCGGGCGCGGGTGATTCGTGACTTCCAGGACATCCCCCCGGTGTGGGGCAGCGAGCAGGGTCTGGAGCAGGTCTTCCTCGGGCTGCTCAACAACGCCGGCTACGCCATCAAGGAGGGCGCCGAGCCGCAGGTGTGCATCAGCGCGCACCAGCGTGAGGACTGGGTGATGGTGGAGGTGCGCGACAACGGGGTGGGCATTCCGCCGGAGCACCTGGGCCGCATCTTCGATCCTTTCTTCACGACGAAGCCGCCGGGCACGGGCACGGGCCTGGGCCTGTCCATCTGCTACGGCATCATCTCGGGACTGGGGGGCGCCATCGAGGTGGACAGCACGCCGGGCAAGGGCTCCACCTTCCGGGTGAAGCTGCCCCGGGCGCCCGCCGAGTCCTCCTCGGCCTCGGTGTAG
- a CDS encoding TetR/AcrR family transcriptional regulator: protein MASKRSDAKQNREHLLAVARAMARNGEVPSFNELAKKAEVGVGTVYRHFADQQALLAGLVEEQLEDFRALIEHAVANEDASAALEELFRGAVELVVHRPLVAKVLAQSKDEFRATEAKVEAVVARAKKAKVLRADVGVSDFRRLVCGIELAARVGPQPREAAQRYVEIVLAGLLL, encoded by the coding sequence ATGGCCTCGAAGCGGTCAGACGCGAAGCAGAACCGGGAGCACCTGCTCGCCGTGGCGCGCGCCATGGCGAGAAACGGCGAGGTGCCTTCCTTCAACGAGCTGGCGAAGAAGGCCGAGGTCGGCGTCGGCACCGTGTACCGGCACTTCGCTGATCAACAAGCGTTGCTGGCCGGACTGGTGGAAGAGCAGCTCGAGGACTTCCGAGCGCTCATCGAGCACGCGGTCGCGAATGAAGACGCCTCCGCCGCCCTCGAGGAGCTGTTCCGCGGAGCCGTCGAACTCGTCGTTCACCGGCCACTGGTGGCGAAGGTGCTCGCCCAATCGAAGGACGAGTTCCGCGCGACGGAAGCGAAGGTCGAAGCCGTCGTCGCACGCGCGAAAAAGGCAAAGGTGCTCAGAGCCGATGTGGGTGTGAGTGATTTCAGGCGGCTGGTCTGCGGCATCGAGCTCGCGGCACGGGTGGGTCCGCAGCCAAGAGAGGCCGCGCAGCGCTACGTGGAGATCGTGCTCGCCGGCCTCCTCCTGTGA
- a CDS encoding oxygenase MpaB family protein, which translates to MPSSLWTHDFMDAMRTRMDPLADGVIETLFADGKVGAVNHLMSTLVSNVDLPSNQLPVYVMEYLLRTKACVPRLDARKLLLGQEVFERYGPEVMMILGFYSLPAAYAARRGVQVLHRTGSLRHRPVRRVFETAQMVVDVMSQGGLEPNGRGVRTTQKVRLVHAAIRHMIRHDRRNPWNTQELGEPINQEDLAGTLMTFAYVVLEGMRALRIELDPAQQEAWIYAWSAVGRILGVDERLLPEDVEQARQLTLLVRERQIQPSPEGIAMTAALIEGMKDLVPDFLEGLPASMIHFFLDQDQWGGLNVADMLHVPRPDWTASIAQAITSMEGLTEGLTDWVGDHTFLPARLLRLLSKDIVEAMLRAEARGQRTHFHIPQQLQERWNLKPVGRMPPPPPGRRTSTGSTRRVA; encoded by the coding sequence ATGCCGTCGAGCCTCTGGACTCACGACTTCATGGACGCCATGCGGACGAGGATGGATCCGCTCGCCGATGGAGTCATCGAGACGCTGTTCGCGGATGGAAAGGTCGGCGCGGTCAATCACTTGATGAGCACACTGGTGAGCAATGTCGATCTGCCCTCGAACCAGTTGCCTGTGTATGTGATGGAATACCTGCTGCGCACGAAGGCGTGCGTGCCGCGGCTGGACGCCCGCAAGCTGCTGCTCGGCCAGGAAGTCTTCGAGCGTTATGGCCCCGAGGTGATGATGATCCTCGGCTTCTACTCCCTGCCGGCGGCGTACGCGGCGCGGCGCGGCGTGCAGGTGCTCCACCGCACGGGCTCGCTGCGCCACCGTCCCGTGCGCCGCGTCTTCGAGACCGCGCAGATGGTGGTGGATGTGATGAGCCAGGGAGGTCTGGAGCCCAACGGCCGGGGCGTGCGCACCACGCAGAAGGTGCGGCTGGTGCACGCGGCCATCCGCCACATGATCCGCCATGACCGGCGCAATCCCTGGAACACCCAGGAGCTGGGCGAGCCCATCAACCAGGAGGATCTGGCGGGCACGTTGATGACGTTCGCCTATGTGGTGCTCGAGGGCATGCGGGCGCTGCGCATCGAGCTGGACCCCGCCCAGCAGGAGGCGTGGATCTACGCCTGGAGCGCCGTGGGGCGCATCCTCGGGGTGGACGAGCGGCTGTTGCCCGAGGACGTGGAGCAGGCGCGCCAGCTCACCCTGCTCGTGCGCGAGCGGCAGATCCAACCCTCCCCCGAGGGCATCGCCATGACGGCCGCCCTCATCGAGGGCATGAAGGACCTGGTGCCCGACTTCCTCGAGGGACTGCCCGCGAGCATGATCCACTTCTTCCTGGATCAAGACCAATGGGGGGGCCTCAACGTGGCGGACATGCTGCACGTGCCCCGGCCCGACTGGACGGCCAGCATCGCCCAGGCCATTACCTCCATGGAGGGGCTCACGGAGGGTCTGACCGACTGGGTGGGCGATCACACCTTCCTGCCGGCCCGGCTGCTGCGGCTGCTCAGCAAGGACATCGTCGAGGCGATGCTGCGGGCGGAAGCGCGGGGCCAGCGCACCCACTTCCACATTCCGCAGCAACTGCAGGAGCGCTGGAACCTCAAGCCGGTGGGCCGGATGCCCCCCCCTCCACCAGGGCGGAGGACCTCGACGGGCTCCACCCGCCGGGTCGCCTGA
- a CDS encoding AAC(3) family N-acetyltransferase, producing the protein MRQELSVEQVATQLRELGVRRGGVLLVHTSFRAVRPIQDGPLGLLRALRFALGEEGTLVMPAMTDGESIFDPASTPTRDMGITAELFWRQPGVRRSTHPGGSFAAEGPLAERICAPQPLSPPHGPDSPVGHVHELAGQVLLLGVGHGENTTLHLAEALAGVPYSVEHPCVVEVDGAAKTVMIAETDHCCRRFQLIDAPLRARALQREGLVGHAPARLCDSRDVVAVAVELLASDPLLFLCPPEEHCEECDVARASIRAS; encoded by the coding sequence ATGAGACAGGAACTGAGCGTCGAGCAGGTGGCCACCCAGCTTCGGGAACTGGGCGTGCGTCGGGGGGGCGTGCTGCTCGTGCATACGTCGTTCCGAGCGGTGCGCCCGATTCAAGACGGCCCCCTGGGGTTGCTCCGCGCACTGCGCTTCGCGCTCGGGGAGGAAGGCACGCTGGTCATGCCGGCGATGACCGATGGCGAGTCCATCTTCGACCCCGCATCGACTCCGACTCGTGACATGGGCATCACCGCCGAGCTGTTCTGGAGACAGCCCGGCGTCCGGCGCAGCACGCATCCCGGTGGCTCGTTCGCCGCCGAGGGGCCGCTGGCCGAGCGCATCTGCGCACCCCAGCCGCTGTCCCCCCCGCACGGTCCCGACAGCCCGGTGGGCCACGTCCATGAGCTCGCCGGACAGGTGCTGCTCCTCGGTGTGGGCCACGGCGAGAACACCACGTTGCACCTGGCGGAGGCCCTCGCGGGCGTTCCCTACTCCGTCGAGCACCCCTGCGTGGTCGAGGTCGACGGCGCCGCAAAAACCGTGATGATCGCCGAGACCGATCATTGCTGCCGGCGCTTCCAGCTCATCGACGCGCCCCTGCGCGCGCGGGCGTTGCAACGCGAGGGCCTCGTGGGCCACGCCCCGGCCAGGCTGTGCGACTCGCGCGACGTCGTCGCCGTCGCGGTGGAACTGCTCGCCTCGGACCCGCTCCTGTTTCTCTGTCCCCCCGAAGAGCACTGCGAGGAGTGCGACGTGGCGCGGGCCAGCATCCGCGCCTCGTGA
- a CDS encoding PhoD-like phosphatase N-terminal domain-containing protein: MRCVPSFSSGSFQARPEVAVPAFPPHSSVLTCLATPAEGRLLEPGELSAVEDGSAYFPQSVASGEPGADGVVLWTRAVDPSHPGTPLVLTLQVARDEHFAHRVLEVPGLCTTPARDHTLKVRVTNLAPSTRYHYRFILERDGRYLGSPQGRTRTGPALASNGPLHFVVVSYRDLLGHGDDTCRRLLRHEEDLDFILLLGDSLHEDGSFSGLTARARRESCRAWRTHPVMRQVHAHYPFLVLWEGLVPGSGWEGSTRRILCDYLPIRPSWEVFAGRLHPVARPSRRERPWLLPVAA; the protein is encoded by the coding sequence ATGCGATGCGTACCGTCGTTCTCCTCCGGGTCCTTCCAGGCCCGGCCGGAGGTCGCCGTGCCCGCGTTTCCGCCCCACTCGAGTGTCCTGACGTGCCTCGCCACCCCGGCGGAAGGCCGCCTCCTGGAGCCTGGCGAGTTGTCCGCCGTGGAGGATGGGAGCGCGTACTTTCCCCAGTCGGTGGCGTCGGGAGAGCCCGGCGCGGATGGCGTGGTGTTGTGGACGCGCGCGGTGGATCCCTCGCATCCGGGCACCCCGCTCGTGCTCACCCTCCAGGTGGCCCGGGACGAGCACTTCGCGCACCGGGTGCTGGAGGTGCCGGGGCTGTGCACCACGCCCGCGCGCGACCACACCCTCAAGGTGCGGGTGACGAACCTGGCGCCGAGCACGCGCTACCACTACCGCTTCATCCTGGAGAGGGACGGCCGGTACCTGGGCTCTCCCCAGGGCCGCACCCGCACGGGACCGGCCCTCGCCTCGAACGGACCCTTGCACTTCGTGGTGGTCAGCTATCGGGATCTGCTGGGCCACGGCGACGACACCTGCCGGCGCCTGCTGCGGCACGAGGAGGATCTCGACTTCATCCTCCTGCTGGGAGACTCGCTCCACGAGGACGGCTCCTTCTCCGGCCTGACGGCGCGGGCCCGCCGGGAGTCGTGCCGTGCCTGGCGCACCCACCCCGTGATGCGGCAGGTGCACGCGCACTACCCCTTCCTCGTGCTCTGGGAGGGGCTCGTGCCGGGCTCCGGGTGGGAAGGCAGTACGCGGCGCATCCTGTGTGACTACCTGCCCATCCGCCCGTCCTGGGAGGTGTTCGCCGGACGGCTGCACCCGGTGGCGCGTCCTTCCCGCCGCGAACGTCCCTGGCTCTTGCCGGTTGCGGCCTGA